The genome window GACGCGCACCTGGCCACGCGGCCGTACCTGTTCGGCGCGCGGCCCGCCTTCGCCGACCTGGGTCTCTTCGCGCAGCTCTACGAGGCCTGGACCGATCCGACCGTGGGAGCGCTGGTCGAGGGCCGCGCGCGAAACGTGCTCGACTGGGTGCACCGCATGCTCTGGCCGCGCGCGGAAGGCGAGTTCGAGCCGTGGTCGGCCCTCGAGCCCACGCTGCTTCCGCTGCTGCGGCGCAGCGTCGGCGCGCTGTTCCTGCCCTGGACGCTGGCCAACGCCGCCGCGCTCGCCGCGGGACGCGAGGAGTTCAGCGTCGCGCTCGACGGCAGGGAATGGACGCAGAAGCCGCAGAAGTACCACGCGAAGTCGCTACAGGCGCTGCGCGAGAAGTACGCGCGCGTGGCCGACAAGTCCGCGCTCGACGCCGTGCTCGAGCGCGCGAACTGCCTGGCGGGCCTGCGCTCGTGATCGACCTCTACACCGCGGCGACGCCGAACGGACACAAGGCCTCCGTCACGCTGGAGGAGCTCGGTCTTCCCTACCAGACCCGCGCAGTCGACCTGTCGAAGAACGAGCAGAAGCAGCCCTGGTTCCTGGCGATCAACCCCAACGGGCGAATTCCCGCGATCGTCGACCGCGAGCTCGACGACCTCGCGGTCTTCGAGTCCGGCGCGATCATGATTCACCTGGCCGAGAAGACCGGGCGGCTGCTGCCGACCGCTCCCGCGCCGCGCGCGCGCGTGCTCTCGTGGCTGATGTTCCAGATGGGCGGGATCGGCCCGATGATGGGCCAGGCCAACGTGTTCTTCCGCTACTTCCCCGAGAAGATCCAGCCGGCGATCGACCGCTACCAGAACGAGTCGCGCCGGCTGTTCGAGGTGCTCGACCGCAGGCTCGGCGAGAGCGAATGGCTGGGCGACGACTTCTCGATCGCCGACATCGCGAACTGGTGCTGGGTGCGCACGTACAAGTGGTCGGGCGTCTCGATCGACGGGCTGGAAAACCTGCGCCGCTGGCTCGACGCGATGAAGGCGCGGCCCGCGTGCCAGCGCGGAATCGAGGTGCCGGTCGCGGTCAAGAGCCTGATCGAGGACGAGAAGGCGGCCAAGGAGTTCGCCGAGCGCGCTCGCGGTATGCTGCAGCGCTGATAGAAACGAAACTCCCAGAAAGGAACTCGCGATGAAGCTCGGTATCGGTGCGGTCTCGTTCGGCCCGAAGGTTCAGATCAACATGGACATGATCCTGCGCGCGGAGGCGCTCGGGTTCGACTCGACCTGGACGGCCGAGGCGTACGGAAACGACGCGGTCAGCACCGCGACCTGGGTGCTGGCGAAGACCACGAGGATCAAGGTCGGCACGGCGATCATGCAGATGCCCGCGCGCACGCCGGCCATGGCCGCGATGACGGCGATGACGCTCGACCACCTCTCGGGCGGGCGCTTCATCCTGGGGCTCGGCCCGTCCGGCCCGCAGGTGATCGAGGGCTGGCACGGCGTTCCGTACGGCAAGCCGCTCACGCGCACGCGCGAGTACATCGCGATCATCCGCAAGATCCTCGCGCGCGAGGAACCGCTCGAGTTCCACGGCGAGGAGTACGACATCCCCGCGCGCGGCGCGGGCACGACGGGGCTTGGCAAGCCGCTGAAGAGCATCCTGCACGGAAACCCGAACCTGCCCATCTACACCGCGTCGATCAGCCCCAACGGGCTGCGCTGCGCTGGCGAGGTCGCCGACGGCGTCTTTCCGATGATGATGGACCCGGAGAAGTTCGACCGGACCTACCTGCCGTACATCGAAGAGGGCTTCGCGAAGGCGGGCGGAGGCAAGAATCTTTCGAATTTCGCGGTCGTTCCGGGCGTGAGCGTGATCGTGACCGACGAGCCCGAGAAGGCGCGAATGGCGGTGAAGGGCGGCATGGCGCTGTACATCGGCGGCATGGGCGCGCGCGACAAGAACTTCTACAACGATCTGGCCAAGCGCCTCGGCTACGAGGCCGCGGCCGTCGAGATCCAGAACCTGTTCCTGTCGGGAAAGAAGATGGAGGCCGCCGCGGCCGTTCCCGACGCGCTCGTCGACGCGGTGCACCTGGTCGGGCCCAAGGCCAAGATCCGCGACCGGCTGCAGGCCTGGAAGGAGGCCGGGCGGAAGGGCTGGGTGAACACGATGCAGATCGCGACCACGCAGCCCGAGGCGCTCGAGCTGCTGGCGCAGGAGCTGCTCTAGATGAAGTGGCTCCTGCGCGCCGGCGTC of Deltaproteobacteria bacterium contains these proteins:
- a CDS encoding glutathione S-transferase: MIDLYTAATPNGHKASVTLEELGLPYQTRAVDLSKNEQKQPWFLAINPNGRIPAIVDRELDDLAVFESGAIMIHLAEKTGRLLPTAPAPRARVLSWLMFQMGGIGPMMGQANVFFRYFPEKIQPAIDRYQNESRRLFEVLDRRLGESEWLGDDFSIADIANWCWVRTYKWSGVSIDGLENLRRWLDAMKARPACQRGIEVPVAVKSLIEDEKAAKEFAERARGMLQR
- a CDS encoding LLM class F420-dependent oxidoreductase gives rise to the protein MKLGIGAVSFGPKVQINMDMILRAEALGFDSTWTAEAYGNDAVSTATWVLAKTTRIKVGTAIMQMPARTPAMAAMTAMTLDHLSGGRFILGLGPSGPQVIEGWHGVPYGKPLTRTREYIAIIRKILAREEPLEFHGEEYDIPARGAGTTGLGKPLKSILHGNPNLPIYTASISPNGLRCAGEVADGVFPMMMDPEKFDRTYLPYIEEGFAKAGGGKNLSNFAVVPGVSVIVTDEPEKARMAVKGGMALYIGGMGARDKNFYNDLAKRLGYEAAAVEIQNLFLSGKKMEAAAAVPDALVDAVHLVGPKAKIRDRLQAWKEAGRKGWVNTMQIATTQPEALELLAQELL